CACATCAACATGCGCCTGCAGGATCAACGATCTTCCGCTCTCCTCACGCGGACGATGAATTCCAACAACAATCGGCGCACGAGAGTGTTCATCGGTGAACGGTGCGCCGCCTCGATGCCGCTCGATGGCGTCCTGATCCATCTCGAAGCGGTCCATGGCGTAGCCACGGTCGCGAAGCGCGCGAAAGACAAAATCCTGCACGGCGTGCTCCGCGCCGCGCGTCGATGGAAAGCGGATGAGATCCTGCGTGAACGCTATCTGCTCTGCAAAGCCCTGTTCGACAGACGAAATGATGCTATCGCGAAGAGTAGGATCAAGCGCCATGGAAGATGTCCTTTTGATCTGGATATAATCGATATGGTTTAGGGAAAAACTTGACTTCAGACCGAAAGTGCAAGCTCCAAAACATCGAGCCCCTCATCGATGACAGAGTCTGAAGCGGTCAGCGGCACCAGGATTCGGATCGTGCTGGCGGTCGTTCCGCATGACAACAGGATGAGACCATTTTCGTAGGCGCGTTTGGTGACATGCTTTGTCATCTCCGCATCTGGCTCCTCGCCGCCGCGTTCCTTCACCACGTCAAAAGCAATCATCGCCCCCGGGCCGCGTATGGCCGAAATCGGCAGCAGATCATTTCGCCGCTGGATTGCGTCGAGTCGCGCCTTGAGGCGCTCACCGATGGCACTGGATCGCGCGACAAGGTTTTCGCGTTCGAATACGTCGAGTACGGCAAGTGCTGCGGCACATGATAACGGGTTGCCCGCATAGGTGCCGCCGAGGCCGCCCGGATCGGCCGCATCCATGATGGATGCTTTGCCGACGACGCCGGACAGAGGAAATCCGCCGGCGAGACTCTTTGCCAGGCAGATCAGATCGGGCTGAACGTCGTAATGTTCCATGGCAAACATCTTGCCGGTGCGTCCGTATCCGGTCTGCACCTCATCAGCGACCAGCACGATGCCGTGCCTGTCGCAGATGCGGCGCAGTTCGCGCATGAGCTCGATGGGCGCCTGATGAAAGCCGCCCTCGCCCTGCACCGGCTCGATGAT
This is a stretch of genomic DNA from Vicinamibacterales bacterium. It encodes these proteins:
- a CDS encoding aminotransferase class III-fold pyridoxal phosphate-dependent enzyme; protein product: IIEPVQGEGGFHQAPIELMRELRRICDRHGIVLVADEVQTGYGRTGKMFAMEHYDVQPDLICLAKSLAGGFPLSGVVGKASIMDAADPGGLGGTYAGNPLSCAAALAVLDVFERENLVARSSAIGERLKARLDAIQRRNDLLPISAIRGPGAMIAFDVVKERGGEEPDAEMTKHVTKRAYENGLILLSCGTTASTIRILVPLTASDSVIDEGLDVLELALSV